In the Microcebus murinus isolate Inina chromosome 14, M.murinus_Inina_mat1.0, whole genome shotgun sequence genome, one interval contains:
- the GSTO1 gene encoding glutathione S-transferase omega-1, which yields MSGLSARSLAKGSAPPGPVPEGLIRVYSMRFCPFAKRTLLVLKAKGIRHEVININLKNKPEWFFKKNPSGVVPVLENSKGQLICESAITCEYLDEAYPGKKLLPEDPYEKACQKMVFELFSKVPSLVTSFIRRQNKEDCADLKEDLQKEFSKLEEVLTNKKTTFFGGNSLSMIDYLIWPWLERLEVLELNECVDHAPKLKLWMAAMRKDPAVSALLIDVKAHKGFIDLYLQNSPEACDYGL from the exons ATGTCGGGCCTCTCAGCCAGGAGCCTGGCGAAGG gaagcgcgcctccggggccggtCCCGGAGGGCCTGATCCGCGTCTACAGCATGAGGTTCTGCCCGTTTGCGAAAAGGACGCTTCTAGTCCTCAAGGCCAAGGGAATCCG GCATGAAGTCATCAATATCAATCTGAAAAATAAGCCTGAGTGGTTCTTTAAGAAGAATCCCTCTGGTGTAGTGCCAGTGCTGGAAAACAGTAAGGGTCAACTGATCTGCGAATCTGCCATCACTTGTGAGTACCTGGATGAAGCATATCCAGGGAAGAAGCTGTTGCCGGAGGACCCCTATGAGAAAGCTTGTCAAAAGATGGTCTTTGAGTTATTTTCTAAG GTGCCATCCTTGGTAACAAGCTTTATTAGAAGGCAAAATAAGGAAGATTGCGCTGATCTAAAAGAAGACTTGCAGAAAGAATTCAGCAAGCTAGAGGAG GTTCTGACTAATAAGAAGACAACCTTCTTTGGTGGCAATTCTCTGTCTATGATTGATTACCTCATCTGGCCCTGGTTGGAACGGCTGGAAGTACTGGAGTTAAATGA GTGTGTAGACCATGCTCCAAAACTTAAGCTCTGGATGGCAGCCATGAGGAAAGATCCTGCCGTATCAGCCCTCCTCATTGACGTGAAGGCCCATAAAGGTTTCATAGATCTCTACTTACAGAATAGCCCTGAGGCCTGTGACTATGGACTCTGA